The sequence GTCCTCGCGGCGTCCGCCACGCGCTCCCACGGGAGATCCGGCGCTGGATCGAGGTCGAACACCATCCTGTCGGGCTGCTCGATCCGCTCCACGCGGCTCCCCCAGAGGTGCACCTCGAGCGCCCCCATCTGGACCAGCGACACGAGCCCTTCGGTGGTCTCGATATAGAGATAGGTGCGCTCGCCGTCGTCCTCCTCGACCGCCATCCGCTGGATCGCCTCGGACAGCCCCTCGGCCTCGTGCCTTTGAAAGAAGCATGGCTTGCCCTGGCCCGCGGGGCAGCGGACCAGCGTGAGCAGGCGCTTCTCGGCGTGGGGCAGCATGTGCTCGGCGATCTGTTCGTAATACCGGGCCAGAGCGAGCTTCGTGATCCCCTGCGCGGGATAGAGCACCTTGTCGGGGTTCGTCAGCGGCACCCCGGCGACATCGACCCGCTCTGCGCCGCTGCTCCGGCCCCCGCGCGCGGCCTTGCCCCCCGTCGTGCTCGCGGTCCTCCTCGGCGCCGCGCCGGCCGCTCTGGTTGGCGCCGCGTCCGCGGCTCGGTTGGGCGTCGCGCCCGCCGCCTCGCCGGGCGGTGATCGCGGCGGCGGCTGTTCGCGCTCGACGGTGACCGACTCCGGGGTGCGGTCCTCGCGGAGCCCTTCGAAGGAGGGGTGTCGCAGCCGTCCGTCGCGCGTCCACGCGGAAAAGCGGACCTCCGCGACGAGCCTGGGCTCGACCCAGCGCGCGCCCCGCATGCGCGGCGCCCCTGAACACGCCGGCGTGGAGCGTACGATCGACTCGAGGCGGCTGCGCAGGGTCGTCAGGGTCTTGCTCGTGAAGCCCGTACCGACCTTGCCGGCGTAGGAGAGCTTGCCTGATCTGTTCACGCCGACGAGGATCGCCCCCAGCCCTTTCCGGGCGCCGGACGGCTCGGTGAAGCCGACGATCACGAACTCCTGGCGCCGGCCGCACTTCACCTTGAGCCAGCTGTCGCCGCGCCCGCTCCGGTAGGGAGCCTCCGGGCGCTTCGCGATGACGCCCTCGATCCCGAGCTCGCACGCGTGCCGGACGACGGCCGAGCCGTCCTCCGCGACGTGCTCTGTGTAGCGGAGCGTCCCTTCCTCGGGCGCTTCTGCGAGCAGCGCCTTGAGCGCCCGCTTGCGGGTGAGCTGTGTACACCCGCGGAGATCGCGGCCGTCGAGGTAGAGCAGGTCGAAGGCGAAGTACATCAGGCGCCCTTCGCGGCTGCCATTCCCGTCGCTGAGCGCGTTCTGGAGGGCCTGGAAGTCGGTCACGCCGTCCGGCCTCACAACGACCATCTCGCCGTCCAGCACGGCCTCCCGCGCAGGCAGCTGGGCGACGTCGTCGCGCACGCCCGCGAACCGCTCGGTCCAGTCCTGGCCGCGGCGGGTCAGGAGCGTCACGCGACCCACGCTGAGCTTCGCGAGCATGCGATAGCCATCGAGCTTGACCTCGTAGAGCCACCCCTCGCCGGGGGGTGGCTCGGTGACGAGCGTCGCGAGCTGCGGCTCGATCTCTCCCGGGAACGGCCCTTTCCGGGCGCCCTCGAGCGCATCCGCGTAGGTCAGCGCCGGGCGCGGGATCGCCGCGGTCGTGTCCGCCTCTCCCGTCGCCGCGGACGTGCGCCGGCTGTCCACGTCGGCCGCCGCTCCGCCGCGTTTGCGGCGGGCGGTGAGGGTTGCTGTTCGCACCGCTTGAGTCCGCCGCGCGGTGCCCTGCGCTTTCCTTTGTCCGGCTATCATGATGCCACCGTCTCTTTTGATGGAAAAAGCAATTCCGATACCGCAATGGCATCTTCGTCTGCCGGTGATTTCCCGCTCCCAGGCCGTGGCGCAGCCGGCTGAGCTCGGCACGCGCGCCCCAGCCTGCGGCGATCTGCCACGCACGCATCCTCACCCCTGGCGCGCCAACCGCAGCTCTGCGCAGCGGAAGCTCCTCGGATCCCGGGTGCACAGGCTCCCGCGCAACATCCGAGTTTCCACGCCTGCCACGGCGTCTGAAATGAACAGGTGCGCAGGACCGCAGCAGTGGCTTTAGATCAAGGAAGGACGGACTCGAGGAAATCGGCGATAGAACGCGCGCGGCGACGATGGTGCTACGCGTTATCGCCGCTGTGATCGTTGGATGGTCGTTCCGGACAGCGTGGACGGGTCAAGCGCTGCCGTAAGGGGCGAGCGACAGGGGTACGCCCGGTGCCTGACCGAGCTACTGCAGTGCCTCGGAGAGGCTCGTCGCGGTGATGGCCTGGTCATGCCACCGCTCCAGGGTCGCCAGCTCGACGCACGCCTCGATGCGAGCGTCGTCCAACGGGCTCAGCGCGAGCTGCCGGCGAGCGAGCACACGTCGCAGGGCGGCCCGGGCCTCGGCCAGACGTCCCTTGCCGACGCCCCTCTCGATGCCCTTCTCGATGAGCCGCTCCTGGACCTGCGGGCTCGCTTCGAGAAGCACCTCGAGGATGCGCTGCCGCCGGGCCTCCACCTCCGGGTCCTCGGCCTTGCCGAACCTCCACAGGAGCTCCTCTCGGGTCGTCGCTGACATCGCCAGGTACTCTAGCATGGC is a genomic window of Sorangium aterium containing:
- the ligD gene encoding DNA ligase D, whose protein sequence is MRTATLTARRKRGGAAADVDSRRTSAATGEADTTAAIPRPALTYADALEGARKGPFPGEIEPQLATLVTEPPPGEGWLYEVKLDGYRMLAKLSVGRVTLLTRRGQDWTERFAGVRDDVAQLPAREAVLDGEMVVVRPDGVTDFQALQNALSDGNGSREGRLMYFAFDLLYLDGRDLRGCTQLTRKRALKALLAEAPEEGTLRYTEHVAEDGSAVVRHACELGIEGVIAKRPEAPYRSGRGDSWLKVKCGRRQEFVIVGFTEPSGARKGLGAILVGVNRSGKLSYAGKVGTGFTSKTLTTLRSRLESIVRSTPACSGAPRMRGARWVEPRLVAEVRFSAWTRDGRLRHPSFEGLREDRTPESVTVEREQPPPRSPPGEAAGATPNRAADAAPTRAAGAAPRRTASTTGGKAARGGRSSGAERVDVAGVPLTNPDKVLYPAQGITKLALARYYEQIAEHMLPHAEKRLLTLVRCPAGQGKPCFFQRHEAEGLSEAIQRMAVEEDDGERTYLYIETTEGLVSLVQMGALEVHLWGSRVERIEQPDRMVFDLDPAPDLPWERVADAARTARRLLESLDLQSFVKTTGGKGLHVVVPIAPRRGWDEVKAFTKAVADALVRLDPARYTATMSKAKRTGKVFVDYLRNGRGATAVAPYSTRARPGAAVATPLAWDELDAPLDPASFTIETVPQRLATIRDPWAELTSVRQSITSAMLKQIGL